The DNA segment TTGCGCTCACCTAGAGATGATGGGGTGACAGAAAGCTAACGTGGTCACACCTGGTAGCCTCTGGGAAGACTAAGGAATGCTAGTAAACTGCGATAACGGTTTCAATGCTCTCAATATCACATTTCAGCCGCATGATCTCTGCATTCCATGCGATGCACCCACGCACCGCAATGACGTCACACGCTACTGTCAGCATGGCAATCGGTGTTTCCAAGCCTTCCGAGCACTGATACTTCTAGTTTAGTTGAACTAATTTGTGCACTCTTCAATGCAATATAAAACTGCTACATGGCAGTCGACTATATGGCAGTGCCTATGATGGATGTAAGGTGTACGCCCTATAAGTGGGCACTGCTGACTGCAAAGCGTGATATAGGGTCTAATAGTGCCACCAGAAACGGTGTTGGATAGAATTACCAATTAAAGAAGTGATATACCAAATTTTACACATTTTGTAATTTTATAAAATATCAAGCAAATTTTCTGACTGTAAAAATAGTTTTCATTCGCGATTGCTTGCAGATGATTTTCCAAGACACACCATACCTACGTTGTTACATTGATACATGAatgcctgttttcttttttagatCAGCACAATAACTCCCCAGAGGTAGTACGAGAATCACTTAAAGAGATGCTGCGATCGGCTGGCATAAATGAATGGCCCTTGATACGTGAATCATACCCGCAATACGAGAAGGTGTTGGAAAAGACAGGGCTTAGACCTGTGGCAACAATAGCACCCGTTCCTCATCCGCAGAAGCCACAATACATGTTAGCAGTGAGTTCGCTCTTACTATTTCTGCAAAGAAAACTTACCAGAAATTATTTAGCAATTTCAACAATTGCCGTTTCAGGCATAAATTAGTGTCATCGACAGCTATAGAATAATGTCCCCCGTGGCTGCATTTATTAAAATTAGAACTAGCAAGTACTTGGTCTGATCAATTATACACAAGTGCCATCGTAGTCCTCTTAATATATAAATAATCTGGTGACAACAAAAGCTCTGCAACCATGTTACCGAAAAAAAGGCTGTTGAGAAGTTCTCATAATGTACGACGCACGGTAAAGGGGATAAAAGTTATGCACACTCCGAAGAAATATTGAAATTATGTGAAGAGACCTTCTCATTGTGCGGATAAATTAATTTAGTTGTGCGGATAATTTAAGCACGCAAGTTTATTTTCATTTTGTGCAACGTGTATTCTCATGAAAACATTATGCACACCATAGGACACAACAATATTCTCATGAAATCTCATACTACACCACTCACAAGCTATGCCAAAATGCGTAGAGCAGTTCATGTGAATGTACAACGTGAGACGTCAACGCAATGAGGTTTCTAGGACGAAGGCGATGTTCGATATCTCCAGAGAAGAATGACGGTTAAAGGCAGAAGGAACAGGCTGCAGCAGGACGCGGCTTAACTAAACGATATTTGAGTAAAGTTGTGCGTGTGAACTTGTTGATAACCAACAGGTACATTACGCCACTATTTATTTGTGCTACGTTTGTGAATAGTATCTGTTCTTGTCACCGAATGTGAACGCCAACCTATGTCACTGTATACTAGTCTGCAATAGTATAAATACTGAAGTATCCTGCTTCCTTAAGCAGAATGACGATTTGGTCACCAGCGTGGATAATAATTTTCGAACAATCAAGGCTTCGAGCAAAATTTGAACAAGTTGGTATAGCGACACTTACAGCGTTAACAAGCCATGCCAAAATTCTAACTACAAATCGCGTAGATACACAGTGCCAAACGTATATACAACGATTCACAAGGACGAAACCGATGTGTGATTCTTGTTTAAGGAAGAATAGTGATGACCGGTGTAAGTTGGTGCTTGCTGTTCATGGTGATTGACCGCCATTTTTGTCATCGTCATCAACACGCTTCTCCCTGTTTACTCCCATTAACCTTCAGCAATGCTGAGTACAGCCAGTCAGAACTTTGATCaaggccgacctctcagcttttctatAATGcaaatttctctctttctttgtttatcGCAGGTGAACGCCCCTCTTCCTCGGTTTGCGGCGTATCCGGACGCGATGGTGAAAATCAGCAAACGTCGCAAAATGCGCGAAGCGTACAAGAATCTGATTCGCGTGGTGCTAAACTTGTTTTGTGAAACCCAAAGTGACAAAGTCGAGCCAACAACCAGTTCTAATGACGATGCGTATGATTATTCGAGCAGTAACGAGGAGCACAGTAGCGTGGTTGAGGAATCACAGAATGATGCTGAGAAAGAGACAGTGATTGAACAAATCATATCCGACATTATTGATGTGGAAGTAAACATTGCTAAAGTGAGTACATAACAAATATTTATATAGAAATAGTCATGGTCGGGACAAACTTACCAGAGAAAGGAATGTTAATCCCATTATAGTGCTTTGTCATGCCCATTATCATAAATAATCTGACTATTATAATAATTTATTGTTATTTATATAGCTCAATAAATAAtatatcgattgatatataatgttatgggaTTGTAACGACATTATGGAGTTATTgattttttgtacatattttttaCTGATTTCTTTTGTGCGAATTTGGGCTCCACTTTTTGAAGGTCCCTCAAAACGACagatatcctcctgagacccgaacacaactgtGGGAcctaatcgctcttcaaggtggtttttattgtctactgttatgttatgattTTGAAAAACAATTTTGAAAATGTAAATACCAccgttagatgccaaaagctgcatctCCATGTACGTGGTATCTCCATCATCACCTCATCTTTtatatggtaaaaactgcattggTATTATTGCATATGGTATTATTGCGCAGTTGACTTCGAAGCACACCTCAAAGTTACTTTCGGCCATCTGGGCGGACACAGAGGTCTACATCTATTTAGTGTCAAATTTATCGAAAGTGGATGACAAGTGTAAAAACAAACAACTTATTTACTGTTACAAATGCCCTGTACTTCCTACCCAGAATGAATATattgcgtaatcacttctgagtcagctttgaaaaaaaaaacttgaaagcaatgtgcaatattttattttattttatttgaatatactgcaggcccttcacggCCCTTGCAGGAGTGGTACAGAAATATAATCATGGGAAAAAGTCGATACAGAGAATGTCATACAGAAGtcatacagaaatgtaatgaaaaaaaaaatcatggtgaGAAGTCAATACACTGAATGCGGTTAATAAAAGAGTCGATGTTATCGCAACACACAATATCGTTAGTTAACTTGTTCCACTGGGAAATGGCGGATGGAAAAAGGGAGTACTTGTGAACATTAACACGACTTGGGGGAGAATAGATTGTTTTAGAATGATTTAGTCTGGTTGAGCGTTTTGGAGGATCTTGCAGGTAATGAGAACGTGTTATCTGGAAATGACCATGGTATAATTCATAGATGAATATATTGACCGAGGGGTGTTTGGAGGATATAAGGCTTTCGCGTTCATAAgcagatgtatacaaaatgcaAGATTGAAATACATGTTGATAATACGTGCATAAATCAAGCAGCCTAGGAGACTACTTGTCATCGTCCAGTTTCAGACGGGTTGCCagtaaatcatcgtcatcatgataGTATATATTTTTGCATTATATGAAAGCGAGAGTTCCTATGCGAAGCATTGTGACTGCCTTCGGTCCCTGAGCGCTTGCGAATGGCGCAAGAAGTTGCCAGCCGCTATGCTGTGCGTGTATAACCGTTTAATCGCTGAGCCCAATTTTCTCGCCATGAAACAAGAGTGTCGGTCAAATAGAATGCGTTTTTTAATTTTCCTATGAAACATCTTCATAGATGTGGGGTTCCTACACATATAATTATAGAAAGTCAATGCCGTTTGCGTTGTTGGCGCAGACAGTATTGAGAATCCTATTCGAGTTAAAGTCGACTGGTGACTCGGTGTCACTTTCAAGTGTGCGTTCAGTTAGCGCAATCTTTCTCCATTCGTTTCCAATAAGGTTCTCTCCATCTCTTCCCTAAGTTCACCCCATTTCACCATTTCACAATGTGTGTAAGGTAGCAAATGTGACGTGAGCCTGGTTCCTGGTTATTAAAATGCTTCATTTCTATGCCTATCACACGAGAAACCTGTCCGCCCgccacgtaagacgaatgcaatggctcatatctTCTTAAGGCTGAGTCTATAAGCGCTCggaaaagtgaagcgaacagtgcatacattcattgaaatcacacATACAACACAGCATAGctggcatcagctagcgcaagacaggtgcaattggagatcacagggagaggcgttcctcctgcagaggacataaatataggctggtgatgatgatgatgatgatgatgatgatacaacgCGCAGAGCAgtgtacgtttcaataaagaacaatgtcaaaacaagcatccgaaccatcaataaagcattgcatacccctcTCAActgttgtagtggtggttttgcaacttcgcgggacatccactttcgcaggttgATAATGACCGATAACGCAT comes from the Dermacentor silvarum isolate Dsil-2018 chromosome 9, BIME_Dsil_1.4, whole genome shotgun sequence genome and includes:
- the LOC125939839 gene encoding uncharacterized protein LOC125939839, encoding MESGADDKHVNIGRMASKLYSVCVQDQHNNSPEVVRESLKEMLRSAGINEWPLIRESYPQYEKVLEKTGLRPVATIAPVPHPQKPQYMLAVNAPLPRFAAYPDAMVKISKRRKMREAYKNLIRVVLNLFCETQSDKVEPTTSSNDDAYDYSSSNEEHSSVVEESQNDAEKETVIEQIISDIIDVEVNIAKMIINGRVIDYYQTDTVQNWQKRLGSFPFLAGLAMDLTRANRTLKNNYEVGLHLFNYFKNLAKYLESLEV